One segment of Streptomyces sp. NBC_01463 DNA contains the following:
- a CDS encoding DUF2809 domain-containing protein: MVAAGAAVVTVVAGLGVRAVADGAAAKYAGDALYTVLVCALVALCAPRTRPLAVAGAGLGISWAVEFLQLTGVPAELSRHSAVARLVLGSTFNAPDLLWYGVGAAAAWGVHTAAASRAPGPRASVSR; the protein is encoded by the coding sequence ATGGTTGCGGCGGGGGCTGCCGTGGTGACGGTCGTGGCCGGTCTCGGGGTGCGGGCGGTGGCGGACGGTGCCGCCGCCAAGTACGCGGGGGACGCGCTCTACACCGTTCTGGTGTGCGCCCTCGTTGCCCTGTGCGCACCCCGTACCCGCCCCCTCGCGGTGGCCGGGGCCGGGCTGGGGATCAGCTGGGCGGTCGAGTTCCTGCAGCTCACCGGCGTGCCCGCCGAGCTGTCCCGGCACAGTGCGGTGGCCCGGCTGGTGCTCGGCTCGACGTTCAACGCGCCCGATCTGCTCTGGTACGGGGTGGGGGCGGCGGCCGCCTGGGGCGTGCACACGGCAGCCGCATCCCGTGCGCCCGGCCCCCGGGCTTCCGTATCCCGATGA
- a CDS encoding histidine kinase produces the protein MERAKSGGAVGRAAAPGSLLTVAAASCVALSTVSLWWALPAAVAAFLAGREPGRSGPTLLVLVAVVAGGVVAVALVPSWVLMAGRFVAVVAVAAMLPWFAGRFWRQYQELVRAGWERAGRLEREQRLVAEQARSRERARIAQDMHDLLGHDLSLIALSAGALKLAPGLDEAHRAAAGEIRARAAASVERLGEVIGLLREEADDGPPGPPGTGIPRLVAEAAAAGLPVTPHIEGDASAMPPAAARAAHRVVQESLTNAAKHAPGAQVSVRIAHSAGATTVRVENGPAPVPGGGPDLPGTGRGLIGLDERVRLAGGTLTHGPYEGGFAVVARLPHTPPGRLPATAPRAAQEPLPTEHRHARGRARRALALTVVLPLVAWAVLSAALLGWDIHSARQSVLDPGDYARLRAGQDRASVARLLPARETTQRPVAGEPKGPGITCAYYAMTADRFDDRSGDAYRLCFRNGTLMSKEALTP, from the coding sequence ATGGAGAGAGCGAAGAGCGGCGGCGCGGTCGGGCGGGCCGCCGCCCCGGGGAGCCTGCTGACCGTCGCCGCCGCGTCCTGCGTCGCCCTGAGCACGGTCAGCCTGTGGTGGGCGCTGCCCGCCGCGGTGGCGGCGTTCCTCGCCGGCCGGGAACCGGGCAGGTCCGGGCCCACCCTGCTCGTGCTCGTCGCGGTCGTGGCCGGTGGAGTGGTGGCCGTGGCCCTGGTGCCTTCCTGGGTGCTGATGGCGGGGCGGTTCGTCGCCGTGGTGGCGGTGGCCGCGATGCTGCCGTGGTTCGCGGGGCGCTTCTGGCGTCAGTACCAGGAGCTCGTACGGGCCGGCTGGGAGCGGGCGGGGCGGCTGGAGCGCGAGCAGCGGCTCGTCGCGGAGCAGGCCCGGTCCCGTGAACGGGCCCGTATCGCCCAGGACATGCACGATCTCCTCGGCCACGACCTCAGCCTCATCGCGCTGTCGGCGGGCGCCCTCAAACTCGCCCCCGGTCTGGACGAGGCCCACCGGGCCGCGGCCGGGGAGATCAGGGCCCGGGCGGCGGCCTCGGTCGAGCGGCTGGGCGAGGTGATCGGCCTCCTGCGCGAGGAGGCGGACGACGGGCCGCCCGGACCGCCCGGCACCGGCATTCCCCGGCTGGTCGCGGAGGCCGCCGCCGCCGGGCTCCCGGTCACCCCGCACATCGAAGGGGATGCGTCCGCCATGCCCCCGGCCGCCGCGCGCGCCGCCCACCGGGTCGTGCAGGAGTCCCTGACCAACGCCGCCAAGCACGCCCCGGGTGCCCAGGTCTCCGTACGGATCGCCCATTCGGCCGGAGCGACGACGGTCCGGGTCGAGAACGGCCCGGCGCCCGTACCGGGGGGCGGGCCGGACCTGCCCGGCACCGGGCGCGGACTGATCGGTCTTGACGAACGCGTACGGCTGGCGGGCGGCACCCTCACCCACGGCCCGTACGAAGGGGGCTTCGCCGTCGTCGCGCGGCTGCCGCACACGCCTCCCGGCCGTCTCCCGGCCACCGCGCCCCGGGCCGCCCAGGAGCCCCTGCCCACGGAACACCGGCACGCCCGCGGCCGCGCCCGCCGGGCGCTGGCCCTCACCGTCGTCCTGCCGCTGGTGGCCTGGGCGGTCCTGAGCGCCGCGCTCCTGGGGTGGGACATCCACTCGGCCCGGCAGTCCGTCCTGGACCCGGGCGACTACGCCCGGCTGCGGGCCGGCCAGGACCGGGCATCGGTGGCGCGGCTGCTGCCCGCACGCGAGACCACGCAGCGGCCCGTGGCCGGGGAACCGAAGGGGCCGGGCATCACGTGCGCGTACTACGCGATGACGGCGGACCGTTTCGACGACCGGTCCGGGGACGCGTACCGGCTCTGCTTCCGGAACGGCACCCTGATGTCCAAGGAGGCGCTCACCCCGTGA
- a CDS encoding MFS transporter, with amino-acid sequence MTQTTERAARDDSPRTGTDAPRRRRIHRAWIVAAVTFVTIIGGAAFNSLPGLLIDPLNREFGWSRGEIGLAVSLDMALYGLTAPFAAALMDRFGIRRVVVVALSAVAAGALASYWMTAAWQLMIYWGLLVGLGTGAMAMSFSATVTNRWFVARRGLVTGILTAAGASGQLVFLPLCAWIVDRHGWQPASVTVALAALVVVPFVWFLLHDHPADVGMAPYGGEYVEKPAPARGAAVRTVRVLFDAARTGPFWLLAGSFAICGASTNGLIRTHFVPSAHDHHMPITAAASLLAVIGIFDIIGTVFSGWLTDRFDARRLLAVYYALRGVSLLFLPVLLQPSVEPPMVFFIVFYGLDWVATVPPTLALCREQYGEDSAIVFGWVLASHQVGAALVAFLGGVARDHFGSYDVVWYAAGALCAMAALMALMIRRVKGAVVLSG; translated from the coding sequence GTGACCCAGACAACCGAACGCGCCGCCCGTGACGACAGCCCGCGGACCGGCACCGATGCGCCCCGGCGCCGGCGGATCCACCGGGCCTGGATCGTCGCCGCCGTCACCTTCGTGACGATCATCGGCGGCGCCGCCTTCAACTCCCTGCCCGGGCTCCTCATCGACCCCCTCAACAGGGAGTTCGGCTGGTCGCGCGGCGAGATCGGCCTCGCCGTCTCCCTCGACATGGCGCTGTACGGGCTCACCGCACCGTTCGCCGCCGCGCTGATGGACCGGTTCGGCATCCGCCGGGTCGTGGTCGTCGCCCTGAGCGCGGTCGCCGCCGGTGCGCTGGCCAGTTACTGGATGACGGCCGCCTGGCAGCTGATGATCTACTGGGGGCTGCTCGTCGGCCTCGGCACCGGCGCGATGGCGATGTCCTTCTCCGCGACGGTCACCAACCGCTGGTTCGTCGCCCGCCGCGGCCTGGTCACCGGCATCCTCACCGCGGCCGGCGCCTCGGGGCAGCTCGTCTTCCTGCCCCTCTGTGCCTGGATCGTCGACCGGCACGGCTGGCAGCCCGCCTCCGTGACCGTGGCGCTGGCCGCCCTGGTCGTCGTCCCGTTCGTCTGGTTCCTGCTGCACGACCACCCGGCCGACGTGGGCATGGCCCCGTACGGCGGGGAGTACGTGGAGAAGCCCGCACCCGCGCGCGGGGCGGCGGTCCGTACCGTACGCGTGCTGTTCGACGCGGCGCGCACCGGACCGTTCTGGCTGCTGGCCGGGTCCTTCGCGATCTGCGGGGCCTCCACCAACGGCCTGATCCGCACCCACTTCGTGCCCTCGGCGCACGACCACCACATGCCCATCACCGCCGCCGCGTCGCTGCTCGCCGTCATCGGGATCTTCGACATCATCGGAACGGTCTTCTCGGGCTGGCTCACCGACCGCTTCGACGCCCGGCGCCTGCTGGCCGTCTACTACGCGCTGCGCGGGGTCTCGCTGCTGTTCCTGCCGGTCCTGCTGCAGCCCTCGGTCGAACCGCCGATGGTCTTCTTCATCGTGTTCTACGGACTCGACTGGGTGGCGACCGTCCCGCCGACCCTGGCCCTGTGCCGGGAGCAGTACGGCGAGGACAGCGCGATCGTCTTCGGCTGGGTCCTCGCCTCGCACCAGGTGGGTGCGGCACTGGTGGCGTTCCTGGGCGGGGTGGCGCGCGACCACTTCGGCTCGTACGACGTGGTCTGGTACGCGGCGGGTGCGCTGTGCGCGATGGCGGCCCTGATGGCCCTGATGATCCGCCGGGTGAAGGGGGCCGTGGTGCTCAGCGGCTGA
- a CDS encoding helix-turn-helix domain-containing protein: MPHRVVVLALDGLLPFELGIPQRIFGRSLGSEPLNGGRKLYEVVTCSVRPPGPVRTDADFTITVENGPETLATADTVVIPASYELGPVYTEGRLTAELAAAFAYIRPGTRMVSICTGSYVLAAAGYLDGRPATTHWSSADHFQKLFPAVRVDPDVLFIDDGDVLTSAGVAAGIDLCLHMVRRDHGAAVANDVARRTVVPPHRDGGQAQYIQRPVPDTGFSATTTARAWALGRLERPILLRDMAQQESMSVRTFTRRFREEVGISPVQWLTQQRVERARRLLESTDLSIDRIARDAGFGTPTSLRQHLQAALGVSPTVYRRTFRAVDRPVATG; the protein is encoded by the coding sequence GTGCCGCACCGCGTCGTCGTTCTCGCCCTCGATGGGCTGCTCCCCTTCGAACTGGGCATCCCCCAAAGGATTTTCGGCCGCTCGCTCGGTTCCGAGCCGCTGAACGGGGGCCGCAAACTCTACGAAGTCGTGACCTGCTCGGTCCGCCCGCCGGGCCCGGTCCGCACCGACGCGGACTTCACGATCACCGTCGAGAACGGCCCCGAGACCCTCGCCACGGCCGACACCGTGGTGATCCCCGCCAGCTACGAACTCGGCCCCGTCTACACCGAGGGCCGGCTGACCGCCGAACTCGCCGCCGCGTTCGCGTACATCAGGCCGGGCACGCGGATGGTGTCGATCTGCACCGGCAGCTACGTGCTCGCCGCAGCCGGATACCTGGACGGCCGGCCGGCCACCACGCACTGGTCGTCCGCAGACCACTTCCAGAAGCTCTTTCCCGCCGTCCGGGTCGACCCCGACGTCCTGTTCATCGACGACGGGGACGTCCTGACGTCCGCCGGGGTCGCCGCCGGCATCGACCTCTGCCTGCACATGGTGCGCCGCGACCACGGCGCCGCCGTCGCCAACGACGTCGCCCGGCGCACGGTCGTACCGCCGCACCGCGACGGCGGCCAGGCCCAGTACATCCAGCGCCCGGTCCCCGACACGGGGTTCTCGGCCACGACCACCGCACGGGCCTGGGCGCTCGGGCGGCTGGAGCGGCCGATCCTGCTGCGCGACATGGCGCAGCAGGAGTCGATGAGCGTCCGGACGTTCACCCGCCGCTTCCGCGAGGAGGTCGGGATCAGCCCGGTCCAGTGGCTGACCCAGCAGCGGGTGGAGCGGGCCCGCCGGCTGCTGGAGTCCACGGACCTGTCGATCGACCGGATCGCCCGGGACGCCGGCTTCGGCACACCCACCTCGCTCCGGCAGCATCTGCAGGCGGCGCTGGGGGTGTCGCCGACGGTGTACCGGCGCACGTTCCGCGCGGTCGACAGGCCGGTGGCGACCGGCTGA
- a CDS encoding response regulator transcription factor yields the protein MIRVIVADDEPMIRAGVRSVLATDPGIEVVAEAGDGHEAVELVHRHRPDVAVLDIRMPGTDGIEAAAEIRLTVPETGVVMLTTFGEDDYILRALGGGAAGFLIKSGEPEELIAGVRAVADGAAFLSPKVAARVVAHLSATGAGALAGRRTAARERVRMLTARERDVLAFLGGGLSNAQIARRLHLVEGTVKAHVSSILARLGVDNRAAAAVVAHEAGAVSPAEPPAER from the coding sequence ATGATCCGCGTCATCGTCGCCGACGACGAACCGATGATCCGGGCGGGGGTGCGTTCCGTGCTGGCCACCGATCCGGGCATCGAGGTCGTCGCCGAGGCGGGCGACGGGCACGAAGCGGTCGAGCTGGTGCACCGCCACCGCCCCGACGTGGCCGTGCTCGACATCCGGATGCCGGGGACCGACGGCATCGAGGCCGCCGCCGAGATCCGGCTCACCGTGCCGGAGACCGGTGTCGTGATGCTGACGACCTTCGGCGAGGACGACTACATCCTCCGGGCACTCGGAGGCGGCGCCGCCGGCTTCCTGATCAAGTCGGGCGAGCCCGAGGAACTGATCGCGGGAGTGCGCGCGGTGGCCGACGGCGCCGCCTTTCTGTCACCGAAGGTCGCGGCCCGGGTCGTCGCCCATCTCTCCGCGACGGGCGCGGGCGCCCTGGCCGGCCGCCGCACCGCCGCCCGGGAACGGGTCCGCATGCTCACCGCCCGGGAACGCGACGTGCTGGCCTTCCTGGGCGGCGGGCTGTCCAACGCGCAGATCGCGCGCCGGCTCCACCTGGTGGAGGGGACGGTCAAGGCGCATGTGAGCTCGATCCTGGCCCGCCTCGGCGTGGACAACCGGGCCGCCGCCGCGGTCGTCGCCCACGAGGCCGGGGCCGTCTCCCCCGCGGAACCGCCCGCCGAGCGCTGA
- a CDS encoding flavin reductase family protein: MAATAVRYLRSVGAATATGPERVDPLPRPVLRAVADDERLPLDPGEFRRVLGHFASGVTVVTAHDPDDPAGPAGFACQSFASLSLDPPLVTFMVARTSTTWPRIARAGAFCVNILGADQGPLCRGFAVSGADKFAGVAYSPAPATGSPRLDSVPAWIDCRIQAVHTGGDHLIVVGRVEALGASVDGDGEGPLLFHRGTFGHFSR; this comes from the coding sequence ATGGCCGCAACCGCAGTCCGCTACCTCAGGTCCGTCGGCGCCGCGACGGCCACCGGTCCGGAGCGGGTCGATCCGCTGCCGCGCCCGGTCCTGCGGGCCGTCGCCGACGACGAACGGCTGCCGCTCGACCCGGGTGAGTTCCGGCGCGTGCTGGGGCACTTCGCGAGCGGGGTCACCGTCGTCACGGCCCACGACCCGGACGATCCGGCCGGTCCGGCGGGCTTCGCCTGCCAGTCGTTCGCCTCCCTCTCCCTCGATCCGCCGCTGGTCACGTTCATGGTCGCCCGTACGTCGACGACCTGGCCGCGCATCGCCCGCGCCGGGGCCTTCTGCGTCAACATCCTGGGCGCGGACCAGGGGCCGCTGTGCCGCGGCTTCGCGGTCAGCGGGGCCGACAAGTTCGCCGGGGTGGCGTACTCCCCGGCCCCCGCGACCGGTTCACCCCGGCTGGATTCCGTACCCGCCTGGATCGACTGCCGCATCCAGGCCGTCCACACCGGCGGCGACCATCTGATCGTGGTCGGGCGGGTGGAGGCGCTGGGGGCGTCGGTGGACGGGGACGGCGAGGGCCCGCTGCTGTTCCACCGGGGGACGTTCGGGCACTTCAGCCGCTGA
- a CDS encoding MFS transporter — MPSLPVEPERLWNRNFRLFFVARTAALFGDGMIPVALTAGLLGAGRPHSSVGYALAAWMGPLALFVLFGGVLADRFTPRRMMIIADALRLIGASVLAVSFATGNPPLWAVYALSAVAGVGAALFQPGVASTTPRVASDVQRANAVLRVSEALMTMAGPAFAGVLVGLASAGAVYAANASTFLVSGACLFLMRLAPAPSDEAARGTFVAELVDGWREFRARSWLWGVIAIWTVYGFTVLGPMLPLTAIEVTEAHGSGTYGAMMAVNGAGSVLGGLLALRLRPRRPLSAGAVALTGVCVNLVVLGLGLPVFALGAGQFVAGAAFAFWLVMWSTTVQTHVPPEALNRLHAYDVAGSLLMLAAGRALAGPVADRVGAPEVLLAGAVINMVAVGVLLAARPIRRLERIG, encoded by the coding sequence CTGCCATCTCTGCCCGTCGAGCCGGAGCGGCTCTGGAACCGTAACTTCCGGCTCTTCTTCGTCGCCCGGACCGCCGCCCTCTTCGGCGACGGGATGATCCCGGTGGCCCTCACCGCGGGTCTGCTCGGTGCCGGGCGGCCGCACTCATCGGTGGGGTACGCGCTGGCCGCCTGGATGGGCCCGCTGGCGCTGTTCGTGCTCTTCGGCGGCGTCCTGGCGGATCGTTTCACCCCGCGCCGGATGATGATCATCGCCGATGCGCTGCGGCTGATCGGGGCCTCGGTGCTCGCGGTCTCGTTCGCCACCGGCAACCCGCCCCTCTGGGCGGTGTACGCGCTGAGCGCGGTGGCCGGTGTGGGCGCGGCCCTGTTCCAGCCGGGCGTCGCGTCGACCACGCCGCGCGTGGCCTCGGACGTGCAGCGGGCCAACGCGGTGCTGCGGGTCTCCGAGGCGCTGATGACCATGGCAGGTCCAGCGTTCGCGGGCGTGCTCGTCGGGCTGGCGAGCGCCGGGGCCGTCTATGCGGCGAACGCCTCGACGTTCCTCGTCTCCGGCGCCTGCCTCTTCCTGATGCGGCTGGCGCCCGCCCCGTCGGACGAGGCTGCGCGTGGCACGTTCGTCGCCGAACTGGTCGACGGGTGGCGTGAGTTCAGGGCGCGCAGCTGGCTGTGGGGAGTGATCGCGATCTGGACGGTGTACGGATTCACCGTGCTCGGTCCGATGCTGCCGCTGACCGCCATCGAGGTCACCGAGGCGCACGGCTCGGGGACGTACGGCGCGATGATGGCGGTGAACGGCGCGGGCAGCGTCCTCGGTGGTCTGCTGGCCCTGCGGCTGCGTCCCCGCCGCCCGTTGTCGGCGGGTGCCGTCGCCCTGACCGGCGTGTGCGTGAACCTGGTGGTGCTGGGGCTCGGGCTGCCGGTGTTCGCGCTGGGGGCGGGGCAGTTCGTGGCGGGCGCGGCGTTCGCGTTCTGGCTGGTGATGTGGTCGACGACGGTCCAGACCCATGTGCCGCCGGAGGCGCTGAACCGGCTGCACGCGTACGACGTGGCCGGCTCCCTGCTGATGCTGGCGGCGGGCCGGGCCCTGGCCGGGCCGGTCGCCGACCGGGTGGGCGCACCGGAGGTGCTGCTCGCCGGAGCGGTGATCAACATGGTGGCGGTGGGTGTGCTGCTGGCGGCCCGCCCGATCCGGCGGCTGGAGCGCATCGGGTGA